The sequence GAGTTTCCACTGGCCGTCCTCGAGGACAAAGGGCAGATCTTCCCACTTGCTCTCTTTCGAATTCCACACCTCGACCGCGCCCATGTCGTCCTTGATCCGTTCGTCACGGATCGTCGGCAGTGACTCGGCAAAGGTCGTCGCCGTAAATCCGTTCTCGTACACTTTCTCTATCGGCGTGTTGTTACGCTGCGAGACCATAAGGCCGAGCTCGATCGACTTTTTGGAGAGTTCCTGCTTGATGGCCTCAATATCTTTGCTCTTACAGGCGGCGTAAAGGCGTTTGTATGCCTCTGTCGGGGAATCGTTACCGGCCGCCGGACGACTCGGGCCGCCGCCGCAAGCAAAGAGGGCAGCGAGCGTCGAGAGAGTGAAAGCTAAGATAAGTATCCTTTTCATTGCCAGAAGAGTATATTATGCCATCAGAAAAATCCGAAATCGGGCCGCTTCCAAGTTGTGTATTTACGTATGCGACGAGCTGGAGTATGATTTTACCGGTTCGCAGACGGAGGCTTGACCAATGAAAAAATGCCCGGCCTGCCAGGCCCAGTATGCTGATGCGACGCTCTCGTTTTGCCTTCAGGACGGGACGCCGTTGGTCGACGGGCCACAGGCGGATACGCCGACGGTGGTCCTTGGCGAGACGGAGACCTTTGTCGCGCGCAGCTCGCAGCCGGCCTCGCACGCTTGGCAGCCCTCTAAGGTAACGCGGGTTCAGTCGCTTCAACAACCAAAGACAGGCTCGAAGACAGGGATCGCGGTCGCTCTGACAGCAGTCGGGATGCTCCTGCTGTTTGGGGTCATCGGTATCGCAGCATTGATCTATATGAACTCGAGTCGCCCGCCGGTGGCGAACGCGAATACGAATGTACTGATCCCGCCGACAAATCTCAGCACAAATCTCAATTCGAGCACACCGAATACGAATGTGGCATCGCGGCCATCGCCCTCGCCTCAAGCATCGCCACGTCCATCGCCGCTGCCGACGGTTGACGAGCCGCCTGGTCTGAAAACTTATCCCTCGACGACTCGTTTAAGGTTTGCCCGCGGGGCATATACGACGTCATTTTCAGGTGACCTCAACCCAGGGGACGATCGTTCGATGGTGCTCGCGTGCCGCGCCGGGCAATCGCTGTCAGCAACAGTATCGGGCGGAGGCTCGTGCGTAAGTATTCGCGGTGGCGGCTCATCTATGCGCACGACGACGCACGGTGGCGATAACTACGTTACTGTTACAAACCGATGCGCGCAGGTCGCGCGCTTCAGTATTTCGATCACGATAATCTAAGCGACAGCGAGGCTATCCGACCGGCGTATGAAAGTCTGTCCACACTGCAACGCTCAATATGCCGACGACACGCTCTCATTCTGTCTGGACGACGGCACACCACTTGTCCACGGCATGCAGGCCGATACGCCGACAGTGGTGCTCGGTGAGACCGAAACGTATGTTGCCCGCGGCCCATTCGTCCCACAGCCGTCGGAAGTCACTCGAGTTCAAACCTTCGATCCAAGCCCGCCGCAAAAAGGGGCCAACACCGGCTTGACGGTCGCTCTGACAGCGCTCGGCATGCTCCTGCTCTTCGTGGTCGCGGGCATCGCTGCGTTGCTATATATGAGATCGAGCCCGCCACCGGCGGCAAATGTCGATACCAACATCTCGCTGCCGCCCCCAACGCCGAATACTAATCTCAATGCCGCCACGCCCGTGACGAACTCCAATACCACTTCGTCGCCAATACCGACTGTTTCGCTGCCTCAGACAAATACTAATGTGAATTCGAACATCTCCGACGGGCCGGCTAACACCGAAATACCGCAGCGTGTTTACGCTTGGAAATCGAATATGGAGGCTCGGGATCTGGACGCTTTCATGGACAATTATGCATCGACGCTGGAACGTTACTACACGCGAAGCGGCATGAGCCGCAGCGAAGTTCGCTCGGACAAGGCCCGAGCCTTTAACCGCTTCAGTTCTATGCGCGTCACGGTGTCAAACATGGTCGTAACATCTGACGGGCCGAGTTCGGCAACGGCGACGTTTGACAAGGAATGGACGTTTTCCGGAGGCGGTTCGTCTAACAATGGAAAGGTCCGCAGTCAACTCAAATTTCAGGAGATCGGCGGCCGCTGGCTGATCGTGTCGGAACGCGACGTGCGCGTCTATTACACACGCTAGATGAAGGCGCTCAGATTTGACGGCAACGAACTGTATCTGGCGGAGAGCGCACGGCCTGACGACGCGTCCGAGACGCTGGTCCGCGTCCTGCTTTCGGGTATTTGCAACACGGACCTCGAAATAGCTCGTGGTTATGCCGGATTTACCGGGACGATCGGGCATGAGTTTGTGGGCGTTGTGGAACGCTCTGACGTGCGGCCTGACCTGATAGGTAAGCGTGTGGTCGGGGAAATAAATGCGGGCTGCGGCAAATGTGAACGGTGCGTCGCAGGCGATCCTCGTCATTGCCCGACACGCACGGTCCTTGGCATAGTAGGCCGCGACGGTGCCCACGCTGAGTACCTTCAACTGCCGGCGGCCAATCTGTTGATGGTCGCTGATCCTATTCGCGACGAGGAGGCCGTCTTTGCCGAACCGCTGGCGGCCGCGGTCGGCATAACAGAACAAGTTGCGATCTCTCCTGAGACAACTGCCGCCGTTATCGGTGATGGCAAACTCGGCCTATTGTGTGCCATGTCGCTGCGGTTGAGGTCGGGCAACGTGACGATAATCGGCAAGCACCCGGAAAAACTCGCCATTGCACAAAACGCCGGAGTGAGGCCGATCGGGCTTGACAGCCTTTCGCCCGAGATCGGCCCGTTTGATGTTGTCGTCGAGGCAAGCGGTTCCGAGTCCGGATTTGCGACAGCGCTCGACCTTGTCAGGCCGCAGGGCAAGATTGTGCTGAAATCGACATTTCACGGCACGCCAACGTGGCAAGCCTCGCGTGTCGTCGTGGACGAGATAACCATCGTCGGTTCACGCTGCGGCCGGTTAGCTCCCGCGCTCGCCCTGCTGGAAAAACACGCGATCGATGTTAGCCCGCTGATCCACGCTGAGTATTCTTTGGGTGATGCCGTTCCAGCTATGCTGCACGCGGCAGAGAAGGGCGTTCTGAAAGTTCTTCTGAGGCCCTGACGGCGTTTTGTTATAATCACGACGGGACAGTGATTGCGGCGACATCAGGAGTGATCAATATGAGCAGCCTTTCGAGGTTTGGTTGGGCCATCGGGGCCGTATTCGCCATCGTCTGCTCGGCGTCGGCACAGCCCGAGGCGGCGGTCAGCATGTTTGCACAAGCGGCCAGGAAGGTCGAACCGGCAGTTGTCAGCATCGATACCAAGAGCCGCGTCTCACGCTCCGTAGCCAAAGCAACGCCCGCACCGGGAGATCAGAGCGATATGCTTGAGTTTCTCCGCCGGCAGATGCCGCAGCGGCCTGTAAGGGTGGTCGGCAGCGGATTTATTGTTGACAAGGCGGGCTACATCGTTACAAATGCCCATGTTATCGACGGGTCGGCAAAGATAACGGTAAAGCTCGACTCTGGTGAGGAACTTGCGGCTTCGCTCGTCGGCTCCGACGACGAGACCGACATCGCCGTGCTCAAGGTTAGTGCGAAAAGCGACCTCCCATTTGTGAGGTTCGGCGACTCGGAAAAAGTGCAGGTCGGTGATTGGGTACTGGCCATTGGTTCGCCCTTTGGCCTAGACAAGAGCGTGACTGCGGGCATCATCTCGCAAACACACCGCGAAACGCCTTTGACGACTTCGTTTCAGAGGTTCCTGCAGACCGACGCGGCGATCAATCGTGGCAACTCAGGCGGGCCGCTAGTCAATATGGCCGGCGAAGTCGTCGGTGTAAATTCGCAGATCGCCACTTCGACCGGTGATTACAACGGCGTCAGCTTCGCTTTGCCGTCGCGAGAGGTCGAGCAAGTTTACCGACAGATCGTTCTGAATGGTAAGGTCCGCCGCGGCTATCTCGGTATCCTGCTAGAATCTGTCCGTGCCGAATTCGCGACTGTATATGGGCTTAAAGACGGTCGCGGTGCTATCGTCACAGACGTTCGCGAAAAGCAGGGCCCGGCCGCCTTGGCGGGGATCAAGGCAGGGGACATCATAATCGAATTTGACGGACAAAAAGTAGCGAGCGCGCAAGACCTGATCTCCCGCGTAGCGATGACGCCGCCGACCCGTGCGGTTGCTATCAACTATCTTCGCGAGAATGGCGATACTATCGAATCGCACACTACAACGGTCAAGCTTGGCGAACGTCCCGGCGGCCGGCCCGCTTCGACTCAAGACCGCGATAGCCGCTCTCTGCCTGTGGACGGCACAGACAAAGAGCCATTCGGCCTTACGCTCGTTGAGATCACGCCGACTCTCGCCTCGACCTACAAGCTGGAAGGCCAAAAGGGGCTTATCGTGACGGAGATCGATCCCACGAGCTTTATTGCGGATGTTAAGAACTCTGCCGGCAATGAGGCCCTCGCCGAAGGCGACCTGATCCAGCGCATCAACCGTGCAACGGTCACCGACCTTAAGTCATTCACCGACGCAGTCACCAAACTCAAGGTCGGCGACGCCGTCGTCTTACACGTCCTGGCCTATAGTCCGGCGGCGAGGGCACCGCAGCTGAAGATCGTGCAGTTCACGGTCAAATAAAGCTCAATACCCAAGGTCCAAGGTCCAAAGTTCCGGCCTGATACCGGTGACTTTGGACTTTGGGCGTTAGACCTTAGACTTGAAGAGTATGGCAAAAGCAAAAATGGCAAAGACAAAGCGGCCTTCGGTAAAGAAATACAGCAATTATATCGGCGGCGAATGGGTCAAGTCGTCGTCGGGGCAGTGGTTTGATAACGTCAATCCGGCCGACAATACGGACATCGTCGGGCGTTTTCCGGAATCAACTGCTGAGGATGTTGGCCGTGCCGTGGCGGCCGCAAAGGACGCGGCCACACGCTGGCGTCGAACGCCTGCG is a genomic window of Chloracidobacterium sp. containing:
- a CDS encoding trypsin-like peptidase domain-containing protein, translated to MSSLSRFGWAIGAVFAIVCSASAQPEAAVSMFAQAARKVEPAVVSIDTKSRVSRSVAKATPAPGDQSDMLEFLRRQMPQRPVRVVGSGFIVDKAGYIVTNAHVIDGSAKITVKLDSGEELAASLVGSDDETDIAVLKVSAKSDLPFVRFGDSEKVQVGDWVLAIGSPFGLDKSVTAGIISQTHRETPLTTSFQRFLQTDAAINRGNSGGPLVNMAGEVVGVNSQIATSTGDYNGVSFALPSREVEQVYRQIVLNGKVRRGYLGILLESVRAEFATVYGLKDGRGAIVTDVREKQGPAALAGIKAGDIIIEFDGQKVASAQDLISRVAMTPPTRAVAINYLRENGDTIESHTTTVKLGERPGGRPASTQDRDSRSLPVDGTDKEPFGLTLVEITPTLASTYKLEGQKGLIVTEIDPTSFIADVKNSAGNEALAEGDLIQRINRATVTDLKSFTDAVTKLKVGDAVVLHVLAYSPAARAPQLKIVQFTVK
- a CDS encoding alcohol dehydrogenase catalytic domain-containing protein; amino-acid sequence: MKALRFDGNELYLAESARPDDASETLVRVLLSGICNTDLEIARGYAGFTGTIGHEFVGVVERSDVRPDLIGKRVVGEINAGCGKCERCVAGDPRHCPTRTVLGIVGRDGAHAEYLQLPAANLLMVADPIRDEEAVFAEPLAAAVGITEQVAISPETTAAVIGDGKLGLLCAMSLRLRSGNVTIIGKHPEKLAIAQNAGVRPIGLDSLSPEIGPFDVVVEASGSESGFATALDLVRPQGKIVLKSTFHGTPTWQASRVVVDEITIVGSRCGRLAPALALLEKHAIDVSPLIHAEYSLGDAVPAMLHAAEKGVLKVLLRP